One Sanguibacter sp. HDW7 DNA window includes the following coding sequences:
- a CDS encoding flavodoxin domain-containing protein, translated as MLVLVAVASRHGSTLEIGEQIGGVLRDAGLGCDVRPADEVTSLDGYDAVVVGSAVYTGRWLADARDLVDAHVAELVERPVWLFSSGLADSPAKASNRPAETVDRMNVTGAVAHRHFPGKLDLNVLNFSERAIIAAARGKQGDRRDMAAVREWAGTIAGHLVGTPEHADA; from the coding sequence ATGTTGGTTCTGGTCGCGGTGGCGTCACGCCACGGCAGCACGCTCGAGATCGGTGAGCAGATCGGCGGCGTCCTGCGCGACGCAGGGCTCGGCTGCGACGTCCGTCCTGCGGACGAGGTCACGTCGCTCGACGGGTACGACGCGGTCGTCGTCGGCTCGGCCGTCTACACGGGCCGCTGGCTCGCTGACGCCCGCGACCTCGTCGACGCGCACGTCGCGGAGCTCGTCGAGCGTCCCGTCTGGCTCTTCTCGTCCGGTCTCGCGGACTCGCCCGCGAAGGCGTCGAACCGCCCGGCGGAGACCGTCGACCGCATGAACGTCACGGGCGCGGTCGCCCACCGTCACTTCCCGGGCAAGCTCGACCTCAACGTCCTCAACTTCTCCGAGCGCGCGATCATCGCCGCTGCGCGCGGCAAGCAGGGCGACCGCCGCGACATGGCCGCGGTGCGTGAGTGGGCCGGCACGATCGCGGGTCACCTCGTCGGGACCCCGGAGCACGCCGACGCCTGA
- a CDS encoding PhoH family protein codes for MNPTSTTVTPTTRPDGGEGPVRTFVVDTSVLLSDPAALRRFAEHDVVLPLTVVTELEAKRHHAELGHFARAALRALDDLRVRHGGLDRPLPLGAGLGTLRVELNHIDPSVLPAGFRLGDNDSRILAVAANLAAEGADVTVVSKDLPMRIKASACGLTAEEYRAEQATEPGHTGIAELDVPEQTMAALWEHESFALSDLPAETLTAFQETTTPHVHTGLVLHSPRGSALGRITADKHVQLVRGDGEVFGLRGRSAEQRIAIDLLTDPSIGIVSLGGRAGTGKSALALCAGLEAVLEKRQHRRIMVFRPLYAVGGQELGYLPGTEAEKMNPWADAVYDTLGSVVAKEVVEEIVARDLLEVLPLTHIRGRSLHDAFVIVDEAQSLERGVLLTVLSRIGLNSRVVLTHDVAQRDNLRVGRHDGVAAVVEQLAGHPLFAHVTLTRSERSPVAALVTQLLEDVTA; via the coding sequence ATGAACCCCACGAGCACGACGGTCACCCCGACCACGCGGCCCGACGGAGGTGAGGGCCCCGTGCGGACGTTCGTCGTCGACACCTCCGTCCTCCTCTCCGACCCCGCCGCGCTGCGCAGGTTCGCCGAGCACGACGTCGTCCTGCCGCTCACCGTCGTCACCGAGCTCGAGGCCAAGCGCCACCACGCAGAGCTCGGCCACTTCGCCCGCGCCGCCCTGCGCGCGCTCGACGACCTGCGCGTCCGCCACGGCGGCCTCGACCGGCCCCTGCCCCTCGGCGCCGGGCTCGGCACGCTGCGCGTCGAGCTCAACCACATCGACCCCTCTGTCCTGCCCGCCGGCTTCCGCCTCGGCGACAACGACTCCCGCATCCTCGCCGTCGCCGCCAACCTCGCGGCCGAGGGCGCCGACGTCACCGTCGTCTCCAAGGACCTGCCCATGCGCATCAAGGCCTCCGCGTGCGGCCTGACCGCCGAGGAGTACCGCGCCGAGCAGGCCACCGAGCCCGGCCACACCGGCATCGCCGAGCTCGACGTCCCCGAGCAGACGATGGCCGCCCTCTGGGAGCACGAGTCATTCGCGCTGAGCGACCTGCCCGCCGAGACGCTCACCGCGTTCCAGGAGACGACGACGCCCCACGTCCACACCGGCCTCGTCCTGCACTCCCCGCGCGGCTCCGCGCTCGGGCGGATCACCGCCGACAAGCACGTCCAGCTCGTGCGCGGCGACGGCGAGGTCTTCGGCCTGCGCGGACGCAGCGCCGAGCAGCGCATCGCGATCGACCTCCTCACCGACCCGTCGATCGGCATCGTCTCCCTCGGTGGGCGCGCCGGCACCGGCAAGTCTGCGCTCGCCCTGTGCGCCGGCCTCGAGGCCGTCCTCGAGAAGCGCCAGCACCGCCGCATCATGGTCTTCCGGCCGCTGTACGCCGTCGGCGGCCAGGAGCTCGGCTACCTGCCCGGCACCGAGGCCGAGAAGATGAACCCCTGGGCGGACGCCGTCTACGACACGCTCGGCTCGGTCGTCGCCAAGGAGGTCGTCGAGGAGATCGTCGCGCGCGACCTGCTCGAGGTCCTGCCGCTCACGCACATCCGCGGCCGCTCGCTCCACGACGCGTTCGTCATCGTCGACGAGGCCCAGTCGCTCGAGCGCGGCGTCCTGCTCACCGTGCTCTCGCGGATCGGGCTGAACTCCCGCGTGGTCCTCACGCACGACGTCGCTCAGCGAGACAACCTCCGGGTCGGACGCCACGACGGGGTCGCGGCCGTCGTCGAGCAGCTCGCGGGCCACCCGCTCTTCGCCCACGTCACCCTCACCCGCTCCGAGCGTTCCCCGGTCGCCGCACTCGTCACGCAGCTGCTCGAGGACGTCACGGCGTAG
- a CDS encoding amidase: MSELHDLTALETAAAIRRRETSPTEVVRHALERAERLGPQVGAFVTLTPERALAEAAEAEKVLAAADDPADLPPLLGVPCPVKDLTMVAGVRFTAGAALLADNVAEVDDGVVTLLARAGTVMLGKTTTPELGLPCYTEPEGTPPARTPWDSSRTAGGSSGGAAAAVAARIVPVAQGNDGGGSIRIPASACGLVGLKPSRGLVSPGPWGTDGAGLASNGVLTRDVRDTAALLGVLARPWPGDLVEARRPAGGFLAALDARPRRLRVGLLTTPLIADDAVVDPACVAAAVRTADDLAALGHDVVEAPVPFAAEAWDAFAALWSVMALQVPVPPEAEGLLRPLTRWLRENGRRVSGVEHADAVVAHQRLVRAVGQAWDHLDVVVTPTLAQPPVRPDQLRDDADPAADFAAQTRFTPWTSVWNLTGRPAVSLPVAEVVVDGATLPVGVQLGGRLGHDAELLALAARLEDIHRWQDRRPPLS, translated from the coding sequence ATGAGCGAGCTCCACGACCTCACCGCCCTCGAGACAGCAGCCGCGATCCGACGCCGCGAGACCTCCCCGACCGAGGTCGTGCGCCACGCCCTCGAGCGCGCCGAGCGCCTCGGCCCGCAGGTCGGCGCGTTCGTCACCCTCACGCCCGAGCGTGCGCTCGCCGAGGCCGCCGAGGCCGAGAAGGTCCTCGCCGCGGCCGACGACCCCGCGGACCTGCCGCCGCTGCTCGGTGTCCCCTGCCCCGTCAAGGACCTCACGATGGTCGCCGGCGTGCGCTTCACCGCGGGTGCCGCGCTCCTCGCGGACAACGTCGCGGAGGTCGACGACGGCGTCGTCACGCTCCTCGCCCGCGCGGGCACGGTCATGCTCGGCAAGACGACGACGCCCGAGCTCGGTCTTCCCTGCTACACCGAGCCCGAGGGCACTCCCCCGGCACGCACGCCGTGGGACTCCTCGCGCACGGCGGGCGGCTCGAGCGGCGGCGCGGCTGCGGCGGTCGCCGCGCGCATCGTGCCGGTCGCGCAGGGCAACGACGGCGGCGGCTCGATCCGCATCCCCGCGAGCGCGTGCGGTCTCGTCGGTCTCAAGCCGAGCCGCGGGCTCGTGAGCCCGGGACCGTGGGGCACGGACGGTGCGGGGCTCGCGAGCAACGGCGTCCTCACGCGTGACGTGCGGGACACGGCGGCGCTGCTCGGCGTCCTTGCGCGCCCGTGGCCGGGAGACCTGGTCGAGGCGCGGCGCCCCGCGGGCGGCTTCCTCGCGGCGCTCGACGCGCGCCCGCGCCGCCTGCGCGTCGGCCTGCTCACGACGCCGCTCATCGCGGACGACGCCGTCGTCGACCCCGCGTGCGTCGCGGCGGCGGTGCGGACGGCCGACGACCTCGCGGCGCTCGGGCACGACGTCGTCGAAGCACCCGTCCCCTTCGCCGCCGAGGCGTGGGACGCGTTCGCCGCGCTGTGGTCCGTCATGGCGCTGCAGGTTCCGGTGCCGCCGGAGGCCGAGGGCCTGCTGCGGCCACTCACGCGCTGGCTGCGCGAGAACGGGCGGCGCGTCTCTGGCGTCGAGCACGCGGACGCGGTCGTCGCCCACCAGCGGCTCGTGCGTGCGGTCGGGCAGGCGTGGGACCACCTCGACGTCGTCGTCACGCCGACGCTCGCGCAGCCGCCGGTCCGCCCGGACCAGCTGCGGGACGACGCCGACCCGGCGGCGGACTTCGCCGCGCAGACAAGGTTCACGCCGTGGACGAGCGTCTGGAACCTCACGGGCCGTCCGGCGGTGTCGCTGCCGGTCGCGGAGGTGGTGGTCGACGGGGCGACGCTGCCGGTCGGCGTGCAGCTCGGCGGCCGCCTGGGTCACGACGCGGAGCTGCTCGCCCTCGCCGCGCGGCTCGAGGACATCCACCGCTGGCAGGACCGCCGCCCGCCCCTCTCGTGA
- a CDS encoding TM2 domain-containing protein, producing MTEPNQPNPYGQQPYPQEGAPQQAYGQPYAQQPAQAYGQPTGPGRQAFAPDGTPASDKTILIAFLLAFFLGYLGIHRFYVGKIGTGILMILTVGGFGIWQLIDVIMLAVGAFKDKDGRKLVNWT from the coding sequence GTGACCGAACCGAACCAGCCCAACCCGTACGGCCAGCAGCCCTACCCGCAGGAGGGTGCGCCGCAGCAGGCCTACGGACAGCCGTACGCGCAGCAGCCCGCGCAGGCCTACGGACAGCCGACCGGCCCGGGTCGGCAGGCTTTCGCGCCCGACGGCACGCCCGCGAGCGACAAGACGATCCTCATCGCGTTCCTCCTCGCGTTCTTCCTCGGCTACCTCGGGATCCACCGCTTCTACGTCGGGAAGATCGGCACGGGAATCCTCATGATCCTCACCGTCGGTGGCTTCGGTATCTGGCAGCTCATCGACGTCATCATGCTTGCCGTCGGCGCCTTCAAGGACAAGGACGGCCGCAAGCTCGTCAACTGGACCTGA